The following DNA comes from Lates calcarifer isolate ASB-BC8 linkage group LG2, TLL_Latcal_v3, whole genome shotgun sequence.
AGAACATGAGGACCCGCCTCTGCCCCGAGTCCAGGAAGAGCGCCAGGAAGCTCTACGATCGAGCTCTCAAATTAAGAAAGAACAACCACCACCTCTTCACCAGTGAGTCCAGTGTGAACCCCacagggagggagaaggggTTTGGTTTCAACAGGGACACACTTCACAGGCAGTTGACAATTGAGTGTCGCAGCGTCGGAGGCTGTGGCCACACTGCACTTGTTGTGCCTGGCCCTGTTCTGTCAGACCCCTCATAAAAGCTTGTTCAGCACTGACCGTCACACAAGAGCAGCCCCAGGCCCCTTTTCTCAGCACGCACTCCTCTGTCAAGTGATGTGGCGCGACCGTGCTTTAGGAGCATGTGTCGCTGTTGGTGCTTCAGATATTTGAGAGGGGTCCTGGAGAGTTTTTCTCTCAGCTCACgtcaaacacacagtgagctAAATCTGTACCGCTACACTTCTATCTAATGTGTTGCTTTTATTCTCAAAATTGGGCcacataataatattttaagatTATTATTTACTTGGAAGCAGAAATCAAAATACTTGTTTGATAAAGACAGCGTATTAAATGATAATATACGAGATAAGGATGCTCCCTGCAACATCTCCTCCTTTTCATTGAGGGAGAGCAGCTCTCTAATTTCACACTTAAAGCACTTTGGAGGGATGCCATGATTAGTTtacacacaacatgaaaaacatgataCTTAAAAACACTGCAATCATGTGCCTTTACtgtcagtgtggctgctttttttttttaagctttttagcTCAGGCCCAAATGGGAAAATTGTCAGATTTGCTACTTAGAAATTTTTCAGGTGCCAATCATGTCAAAGTGGCAGAGCATGTCTGGATTAGAGTGCATGTCTAAAATGAACTTTTAATTATGATGCTATGGTTGTACATAATTGCAAATTGAATAATTGTTAGTGCTTGTTTGATTGGAGAGACGTGTTTTTATTCTCCTTCTTTGTGCATTCAGCAACCATTAACTTGAACAGCATGAATGATGGTTGGTTTGGAGCACTGAAAGAGAtaatccagcagcagcagaaccagcTGGTGTGGGTTTCAGAGGGCaaggtaagacacacacacacatgcacacatgtataACCATAAGCACAAACATACATAGACAGATTCCAAAGAGAAAATACAGACTAGAAATCACTTCTTCTCGCtcatttattctctctttctcaggcTGATGGGGCAGCTGAGGACGACCTGGACATCCATGACGACCGTCTGTCCTACCTGTCGGCACCAGGCAGTGAGTATTCCATGTACAGCACTGACAGCCGCCACACCTCCGACTAcgaggacacagacacagagggtGGAGCCTACACCGACCAGGAGCTGGACGAAACACTGAACGACGATGTGGGTCCACCCACGGAGCCCGCCATCACCCGCTCCTCTGAGCCTGTCCGAGAGGACCCGCCTGTCATCCAGGAGCCCCCTGGCTACGCTGGTTACCAGCACACGGTGCAGCCGGACCCCCTGAACCGCATCGACCCGGCTGGGTTCAAGGCACCAGTGCCGCAGCAGGTAGCGTTTCTGAGAGCTGTACGTCTCCCCTGTTGTCTGGAGGACGTGGTGTGCGTTAGAAGGGTTTTCTGGAGGCGCTATTGAAggctcttttttatttttacagttattCCGTCTATCTACCAAACAGTATCAGTGGGAAAGTGAAAACTTTTGTGGTCAGGTATTTATCGCAATATataaatactatatatataaaatatatatctatatttattatattatttattttatctatcTGCCTCTTCATGTTTGTTGATTGATGTTTGTGAGcgtgtgttttttatttttaaaaaggaggaaaacttTTACTGTTACTCTTGTACTCTGTATTACAACCAGCTGTTATTATTGGTGTGGCTGTTGCCGATGTCACTGGGAAAAGAAACTTATATTTGTCCAAGTGTCTGTACCAGTACTCACCTATGTGCACTTCCTACCTTTGTTTTACCTGTGATTGGGACTGTGACGATATGACACCAGAAAGTATTATGTGCATGTTGGAAATGCCCGTGTTAATCCAGTGTACgtgtgaaatgtatttatcaATACCCGATTGGCCGTTGTGATAACCAAAACTAACCGTGTGTCGTCTCATGATGTGTTAACGAAcataaaaaggggaaaaaaaaaagaaattcctgTAATGTAACCGTAGAATTAAAATCACAGTAGTATTCTCTAACAATGAAAATTTGTCCTGCTGCTAATTCCTAACCCTCGCATGCCGTTGGTTGATCTACAGCTACTGTTAAATGTGGAGACGGGTTATTGGCTGTTTGTATCAGTGTAAGCTGTAGGCGCGAGTGAGGAGCAGACCGATGTAGAGGGTCTATGGAGGTAGTAGCACTTGTTAGAACTGCACCGTGGTGTGTCAGCGCGTGTTATTAAACATTTCTGAACCACTTCACAGAAAGCAGAGGCCGCTGCCGTCCCTAGCGTCCCCCAGCAGCTTGAGCCCCTGGCTGAGACAATGCCCCCTGCTGTCGACGTTACTGTAAAAACTGTAGGGGGTCTGAGCCCTGACGAGGCTCCTGCAGCTCCCCACAGCCAGCCAAGCCCCAACCCAGAGGCTGGCTCGCTTAGGAGGCCCACCCCTGAGCTAGCCCCTCAGAGCATCACACCAGAACCTCTACAGTCTGGACTGGCCAGTTCCGAACCAAAGGTATCCATCTGACCGTCTCTGGATGCTCCGTGGCCCAGCCCGGCTCGGCTCGGCTCGGCTCAGCTCAGCTCGGTCTGACCTGGCTGAcctcctgtgctgctgctgctgctgctgctgcttcctgtctacctacctacctacctccTGCTGCCacgcttctctctctctccttccgCCCTGCATGTGTGCTGACCACAGTGCTGCccagaagagacagagatgtgtgtgtgagagtgtgtatgggCGTTACTGTGCGTGCGACagtgcgtatgtgtgtgcacgtgccaGAGTGCGAGCAAACGCTGGTAAACAACAGTGGGCTTGGAGGTGATGGCTGCGCTGATATGCCTACGTGTTGACGAGCAGTGGAAATCCTGCAGCTCTCACTGTTGCTTATCCTCTTTGCATGGCTGCAACATGTTTGCCTCATTCTCTGTTAACCACTAGAAGTAGAtctgtttgtgctgtatttATCAGATTGAATGGATCGTTTCCTTGTAAAAGTAGCCAATAAttttccagctgttttattcatgttttgaaCTCCAGCTGTAGCCAAGTAACAAACACCATCCAAAGAGAAATCTCCTTCAGATTTAGATGGAAAATTAATGGTTACTTCTTAAATATGAGGattttgaatatgttttttgtaCAATGGGTATGTGCTCGTAATGTTGAATATTATTGTGGATGTTTAAGTTGCCTTTATAATCGCATCAAGACAGTGGGTGACATTTTCCTTAGTGAATGCAGCAGTGAACACGTCATGTGtcatgtgacaaaaacacaaattattagTCAAATTATGAATCGACTTTCAATAAATagtttaaatcacatttatatCATctgtttgtcacattttctcagttaaGAAAAATGGAACccattgttttgttgtgttttaacaaCTTTGTTattctttgtttatttaatttcagtgtttaatttgGAGTTGCAGTGGTACATTGTGATGTTTTTAAGCTGCAATGAGTGTTTGGCTGtgctgcagttttctgtttAACTTAATATATTATCTGACCAGTAACCCCTCCCTCTCAGTTTCTCTATTTCAGGTCTTTCCCTTCTCGTTTTCTTCTTCCGCAATTAATTTCACAGACTTGTTTTAATATTTCCCCCTCTCTCATCCTTTAACTGACTTTTTGTATGTCCAGTTTTTCatatcacatattttatatcTGTGCTCTGTGTTAGTGGATCCTGTGCAGTTGTTGACcttattctttgttttttatttgtcctaCAGATGTTTCAAAAGGATCCAtacaacacagacaacacaggGAGAATTGGTCACAGCATGAAGCCTGTGACTTACAACCCTCAGCAGGGATATCACCCTGACCAGCAGCCATACAGAGATTACGACCACCCGCCCAGTCGGTATGATGTCAGCAGCAGTGGAGTCAGCAGCGGAGGTGGTTATCCCGAACCAAAGTACCGAAACTATGACTCTAACCCGCCCTACGAGAACAGCGTGCCTCACTACGACCAGCAACAGTGGAACCCCTACAACCAGCCGCTCTCTACTGCCAACTCCCAGGGCTACGATCACCGCTTGCCGTACAGTGACGGCCCTGACTCCCAGTACACCCCTCCGCTCCGCTACGACGAGCCCCCACCTCCGCAGGGATTTGACGGACGGCCTCGCTACGGTAAACCGACAGGCCCGGCGCCTGTTCGTTACGATGATCCACTTCCCGCCCCGGCGCCTGACCTGCACTATGACCAGGATTCTCACCTGAGTACGTACCCCACTGCTGCCCGCTCCCCTGACCCCGCCGCCCAGCGGCCCGCCTACAACCAGGGACCAACAGTGCAACAAAAAGGCTACAAACCTCAGCAGTACGACCCCATTCCTGTGAACTCTGAAACCAGCCCCACACCTCCTCCCAAAGCAGAGGCACCCTCAGCTTCCCCTGTGGACACTCCAAAACCTGCAGCGGCCAGAGACGAGCAACAGGAGGAGGACCCCGCCATGCGCCCCCAGTCGGTCCTGACGAGGGTCAAGATGTTTGAGAACAAACGCTCTGTGTCCATGGACCGAGCCAGAGATACAGGAGATTCATCTGGAAGCAGGGTAAAGTCTTTAGCTTGTAGATATTTATAATTTATGCCCATGGAGTAACGATAGTTAACAGTGTACTTAACTTAAACATTTCTTTGACAGATTAGAGATTAACATTTGTACTTTCTTATCTTACTCATTGCCTTTACTCCTATAGGCAGCTGATTTACCCTTGAAAGCAGGTGGAGTAATCCCTAAAGCAAATTCTCTGAGCAACCTGGATCAAGAGAAGACCTTCAGGTAAGCCCAGGCTTACTCTGCTGTTACCGTGTTTTCACTCAGTCAGAGTAATGTGGGACTAAAACTCCACATCATTTACTGTGAAGCTCTTGGCCATTTGTCAGTGTaaactcttcctctcctgctccttctgCTTTACATTTTACTACTTTTTCCTCACTCCCACCCAGAGCCCCTGAGCCGCAGAAGCCTCAGTCCAAGGCGGCTGATGATATCGTGCGCTCCAACCATTACAACCCTGACGAGGACGAGGACTACTACAGGAAGCAGCTGTCTTACTTTGACCGGCTCCAAGCTGGCCCCAACAAACCCCAGCCACAAGCACAAACAGCCCACAACTACGCCAGGTGAAGCTCACTCCCATCCACGCATtcatcttgtgtttttatgaaacGTCCTGGGCGTTTTTCCTTTGACCTCTTGTCTTACATCTCACGATACAGGACAGAGTCAGTGGAGAAACCAAGTCCAGTGGAGAAAAAATATGAACCTGTCCCCCAGGTGACGCCATCTCTGCCGCCGGCCACACTGCCCAAACCCTCACCTGAAGGTAAAATGTgttcaattttatttcattttctcaagGGAAAGAAACAGTAGGATTCATCTTCCTGCtgtatttgccaaaatgtaCACAGTTTCATCCAAATAACAACTCGGAGACACACACTGTAGAGCTCCTCGGCTTACTCCCACGTCTCCTCCACAGCTAAGCCTCCTGCCCGAGAGGACACTGTCCAAACCAACTTCCTGCCTCACAAGAGTTTCCCCGAGAAGTCTCCAGTTAACGGCACTAGCGAACAGCCTCCGAAAACAGTCACGAGCACCGGGGCTCCACCAGCATCCAGCTACAACCGCTACGTGCCCAAGCCCTACACCACCTCTGCCAGGCCTTTTGCACGCATGTTCGACAGTCCAAAATTCAACCACAACCTTCTGCCCAACGACAAGCCTGACACTGCTCCGAAGGTAAGCAGTGTTGATTTAGTGCAGCAGAGATGTAATgtctaatgtcttttttttttctaaacaaaacatgacagaaatataaaaaaatatacacaaataaaatcgataaacataaataaaatggagTAAAATACCCAACAACAGGTCATTATGTTGTAAGTGATAAAGTTCTGTTGTTGGGAGAGGAATGTTGTCAGTATTCAGGTCTTTTCACGAACAGCGTGACGcgaatataaaacacaaaaatgtgagaTACTTGCTCGTGAATATTCAGAAACTGCATCTCCACCGCGGCCGGTGGTGAGCGTattttttaggatgtttgtgggacagtCTGAGGTCCTGTTGTGGGTGCAGCCAGGAGACCAAGGAGGCCTGTGTGATTGTAATCGTTTTTTTCCTGCGTAGTATTCgctgtctgtgtgaaaatactCATAACAAAAACGCCCTCAGTGTTTAAAGGCCTTTATTGTACGAGGGTTAATCCTGAGATTAACTGTTGAGCTGCATGTTGACTCTTGAGAAAGTGATTTGATGTAGAGAAATGTCTGTAACCAGCAAACAAAACAGTCTCGTCACactttgtatttttacttaGTGAGAGCAGATTGATCTGAAACAGCTGTTTCAATTCTGCACATAACTCCTGACtccctttgtgtttgtgagcagGGCCGGAGCTCCAGCCCAGTGAAGCCTCAGGTACCTCCACAGCCCCAGAACGCAGACCACGACAGCGGCCTGGACACTTTCACACGCACTATGGACCACCGCTCCAAATACCAGCACAACAACGTCAACGCTGTGCCCAAGGCCATCCCCGTGAGGTAACACACTCCGTCTGCCTGCAGGTTAAACCGAAGGTATTCAGTCTGATATGAGCGTGACAGTAAAGGTATCTGTCTCCCAGCCCCAGTGCCctggatgatgatgaagacgaAGACGAGGGCCACACTGTGGTTGCAACAGCTCGAGGCATCTTCAACAGTAACGGCGGCGTCCTGAGCTCCATCGAGACGGGCGTCAGCATAATAATCCCACAGGGTGCCATCCCCGAAGGAGTGGAGCAGGAGATCTACTTCAAGGTCTGCCGAGACAACAGCATCCTGCCGCCGCTCGACAAGGAGAAAGGTAACTCCTGCGTGTGTTTCCTTACTCACATCTAAATGATTGGTTGCTTTATGATCACATCATTTAGATGAGCTGTCACAGTAATGAACCtccagagaattatcacctgaatctgttcagctctctgtctgtaaGTTTACTTTACCAttctcagatgttttcagtgaaacaaAATCCACTGTACGCTACCCGCTCGGACTCtgacacagttagcaactagcaGCTAAAGtgccagatatttccctcaggaggtggtaCAACCACACACCAGCCAAACTGAACCTCTTCGTGTGCATGTGATTGTGCTCATCCTGAGTTTATAaccctgctctgtgtttgtgttcacaggaGAGACTCTGCTCAGCCCTCTGGTGATGTGTGGACCTCATGGCCTCAAGTTTTTGAAGCCTGTGGAGCTACGCTTACCTCACTGTGCGTCAATGACCCCTGATGGTTGGTCTTTTGCTCTAAAATCCTCCGACTCCTCGTCGGGTATgctgtgctctctctgttcttccGGGGTCGTTTGGGCTGGCTGTGTGACAGTTTGAGGGTTGTGGGTCACTGTTTTAGCAGATTTTACCCCTAGTTTTGGTTCTCGTCTTATTCAAAAACccctttaaaatatttaaaatgacataattTATTCACTCTCACAATGAGAATCAATCCAGGGGggaaaatctgtcttttttcataaTTATGGCTTTGGgttgattcattttcatcatttatagTTAACTCACCCACACAATCTCTCATTTGCTGAATCACTGGTTCTCCTCATGTGGTGTTTATTAATTTTACATGCTGAAATTGCAGTTATTTTTCTCTTGGTTTTCACCTCTGAGTCACCCTAACACAAGTTTCTTTTATGTCATTTAAAACGCATGTTTGGCTGCACAATCATTTAACTTCATCAGGTAGAATCACAGTGCATGCTGCTCTGCTACAGAGTGATTTTCTCACATAGCCGCCCAAATCCTGACCTGAAGAACAGCTTATACAGATCTTCCAGAAACTGGGACACTGTCATAACCAATAATGCCTGTTATTATCCtccaaaaaaatgaaaagttataCAAAGACATCTTGCTACCAAGTCGAAATATAGCAATCTAAATTTAGCTCCCTTCACCCCAgtggtttttcttctttcaagGTGGCAAGAAAAcaggttttcagtttttcagacaGGCAGATTTGGAGTCTGTTTGTGAAATTGGATCAGGGAAAGACAGGAAAGCAGACGTAGGTAAACCATTCACAGCTCTCATCAGCTGCAGGAGATCAGCATTCAAGTAAATCTCTTAAAATAACCTCAGCTCCACCAACAGCAAATTGTAATTTAGATCAAGTTTTTGAGACTTGACGTCATAGATAcagtagaaaaataaagttcCTATAAAAGCAGAAGTCAGAGAACAGTGTTTGTAAAATCCATATTTGGACCAGCAGTTTATTCAGGACAGAAATGAGATAAAGAGAAGATGATGCACAAATCACGTTCATAGAAATCAGAGCCGAGACAAACTCAACTTTATGTCAGTTAATCTATAACAAACTGATATTTGAGAAAGACCTGAGGCTCATAGAGAAGTTGAACTTCtgcaaagaaggaaaaagaagaacaggaaactgagtATTAATACTATCCTTCTCCTGCCCTGTCTTGAAAAACAGTGGTAATTTTGGCAGTGGTCAGGATTAGCTGTTAATTAGCCTCATTTTAAGGATGAGACTTGGAGGGCTGAATGAGATGTCCGCTCACTCCGTTGTCTTGCTGAATTGTGGGAGGATTATCAGGCTGCGTCGTAATCCTCTTATTGTAAAGCAAGGCCACTCTCTggcctcctcctgtctcctgtgGTTTTCTCTTCACTTTGATTCCCtgcttctcctttttcctcctcactaCACAACTCTGCATCTTACCGcctctgttctgtgtttgctgcgttattctgtttgtctctgtcttcgCTTATAGCTCTGTTTTTACAAAAAGAAACTCTCCATTGTCATGTGACAACTTGACGTGTGACCTGTGCTTTTCAAACCTGAACATCTGACACCTCATCGCCGTGCGGTGCCGCCTCACAGGCAGACATCAAAGAAAGGCCACAAACTCAGATGGCGTTTTTTATTTGAAGTTGTAAAGATCagtgtttgtgcacacacaccgCCTCCTGTAGGACTGAATTATTTCTGTTACTGCAGAGCTGCATTTTCAAAACATAAGATGGATGAGACGAGCATTTACGTCATAGTGCCACGGTTCACCAGTCCCAGTTTAAAGGGACCTTTAAGGCCGACCGGCGAGGGTTGTTTAGGCGAGTTTGTCGGAGCAAACGTTGCTTTATGATTGGTccaaagaggaaacaaagctGAGGGCTGTCCGATTAACATTTCTCCACCAAACAGGTCAGTAGACAGGTGTAGACTTCCTCTCAGTCGCAGCTCAATCACATCGACCAACGCTGCTCCACCACTCGGCTACAGTTCGACTGCATTTATATCACACTTTAAAATTAGCTCTTCACATGTCAGTGGCTCTTCACCACTGTACAAGTGCCAGCCTGCTCATTGGGAACTGTGAGATAACGTAATGACAAGGCAGAGTGACAAACGCTGATCCTTAGAGCTTGTATTTAAGGATTGTATCTGAGTGACTTTCCCTCTCTGCATCTGCTCTGATTATTGTCACATTTACCTTAAACTTCACCACAGGATTAACAGTTAAAAGATCGTCCGTTGATCTCAGCGAGGAGGCCGTGTTCATACAGTCACGTGTACAGTTTAGTCTGTCTACTGTATCGATGGACCTCTGCCAAGCCGGCTCTGCTTACCCCTGATTGATTACTGGAACTTTCCTCTTGGCACAGACCTGTATGTTTATAATTGCAATTACGCCGAGACCTCGCGGTCACTGAGGTTTAATTTGCAGTCAACAAGAGGCGAGGGGACGttcaataaaaaaatgaaattgctTTTACTAGTCTGTTTTGCCACTGTGCTTGGATATCGTCCACAAACTCGCAGTTTCACTAAACGTGGCTCGTAGACAATGGATGTGATCAGGTTCTGTTTTAAATGAGACCAGTGTTTAATGACAGGAgactctgtggtgtttttgcagGTGCTTTTAAAACACACGGCAGTTTGGGGTTTTCCATAAAAAGCAGCTGTTAACACTCACCGACCCTCTCCTCCCAtcccatctgtctgtcctcaggtgACCCAAAAAGCTGGCAGAACAAGTCTCTCCCCGGAGACCCCAACTACCTGGTGGGAGccaactgtgtttctgtgctcaTTGACCACTTTTAAGGACGGGGCCAGCAGGTGTGGTGTTTCTGAAAGTGGGAAAGCATGGTGGATAAAATGAAGAggacgaacacacacacacacacacacactcctaacatacacacacaccacattatgGAGCATGAAGAAGATCCAGTCAGTGCTGTTTACTGCACCGTGGATGAAGGCGAGACACTGATGATCTGTTCTTTAAACTCTTTTCCCAATTTGAAGTTTTGATGTGAAACTATTGATGCATGCCCCATGCCACTGAAGATTgacattatatactgtatacgGCAACgtttaatgtaatttttacaTGAatatagatggatggatggctttTGAAGCAGCGTACGTGCTTCAAAAATATTTATGCTAtatatgcatacagtatatatagtaGTATAGAGAAGATTTACTAAAAAAAATACTCGTGAGTTCAGTCGACATCTTGTTATTTTTCAGTTCAagtgactgaaaacaaatacCTACGTGTTTTTTTCCACATCGAGGGGATTTTAATGAAGGTTTGAGGCAGGACAGACGAGAGGTAAAAACCAGAGGTGGTGACATTTTGAAGGAATCGGCAAAACACAAGCTGGATATTATGAAcccaagcagcagcagcagcagcagcacactttTAGAGACGTTCTTCCTCCACTCCTTCCtttattcttcctttttcttgCAGTAATATCTCGTAGCTTACTTTCCTACCGAGTACCACGTCTCTCTCCTTCCAGCCTGAGGGAGATCTATGCATGTTCTTTACTCAGGTCCAGTAGCCTCCTCAGTTCTCTCCTCacatctatctctctctctctctcttctctctttcttctctttcttttttctgtctgtgcactcttgcactcacacacaaataagcaGTGATGCCTTATCTGCAGATTATTCACTTTTcattaaggaaaaaaaataagttatGATAAATTATGGTataatgtcatttgttttgccatttcattttttgtgaaCCCACTGTATAAATGGACTTGGGTTTAGTTCACAGTAACAGTCGATAAAGGATAACAAAGGTATGCTCTTCTTTTATCTGCTATGcattacttaaaaaaaacaagaaaacagaaaagaagtgGCTGTAAATAAAGCTAGCATATTGccttgtttcttttgtttgtaaatgaactttttgtatgtctttcttttttgtatAAAAACTtagagaaaacatgttttaaaaagtggaaGAAAGTGAACGTGGTTATCTTTGTATTCTGGATATACCCTCGAGCCTTGGAACTTATAACCTAACAATAATGCATCACACCTTTTCTACCGATATATTCACACACTAcgtcacaaaaacaaaaaaaggtctTTTCACGGCTGTTTGAGGATCAGGAACGTACTCGGgctaaaatacatttaaaacatgttctTTTTGAAAGGGTGTGCTCTCAAAGTGTCCCCCTCACTGATTTGTGATACTGGATGCTGTATTGTGTGCccttaaatgtatttttgtactAATAGACGATATATGATGTATGGCACACCAgtaccattttatttttagatataACACGGCTTTAATTGGATATTAGCTCTTCACGTGTGGctgactttttttctcctctacaACACAATTTTAAGTATACCACtgtattaataaataaaatcatttttaaagtaaagagtttgtgttaaaggaagttttttttccacctaCAAAGTGATTGCTGCTTTCCTTCCTTTTCACCTCTGATAATCACAACTTGTATTTGGCTTTTTTTCTAAGACTGCACTGAAAGATTATTTCCTTTATTAGTTCATGTCTAAATTGATTCATTGTTTAATCTGTTAAAGGacaaaaaatagtgaaaatgctCGTCAGGATTCATCAGATTTATTCTgaaactgcttgttttgtttgaccaacagttCAGAACTAAAAAGGTCTTCCGACCACAACACTGGAAAACCAGAATAACCTCTATTGATCAGCTTCAGTCTGAggatttttgtttgaaaatgatcaAACTTGTCTCCGGTTAATTGTTGTGTTCAGCAGCTTGGCTCATGTTTCACCGCCAGGTGGCGCAGGTGAGCTCTAAATGAGCAAGGTCAGAAACACAAAGGTCCTTCAGCTGTGACTTTAGGATCCtaacatttctgtttcatattcTGACCGGTAGAAAACATGTCGATGAGGAAGGAGGAGCAAACATAAATCAGGTGtgtgaagttttattttttctctccagctACACCTGAGATATTTGCTCTCACATTAACAGCCTgattcaaatgtgtgttttcatgaaatAACTTCACTGTTTCTGCCTTTCTGAGCACACACAGGAAGTGGTTCTCAACGTGTGGCTCCAGACCAAATGAGTGGACGCCTTCTAATGGGTCACAGTCCAAAGAGGCTGGAAACCACCTCTTTCATTAAACCTGATGATTTAATGATGCAGCCGCTGTCGTGTCCTGCAGCTCTTCAGGAGAAACTCCTCTCCAGGTGTGGTGCATTTACTACCTGCTCGGATCGTTACCTCCACCCTGCATCACGCAGAGCCAGTGTTCAATGACAATGCAGTCCCGGCGCTGCGGCTGGAGCTGATGTTAATCTACAGCCGCGGTGTTTTATTAAAGGTAAACCCACCTGAACTCAGCGTTTAAACGTCGCTCATTCGTCTAATTTCccgatttaaaaaaaaagaggagaaaccaTCCTGAA
Coding sequences within:
- the tjp1a gene encoding tight junction protein ZO-1 isoform X9 gives rise to the protein MKYQKYITVMQMAMGVTASNKDCLPAKRQLWVTPPDGETSPSGAPGCSDGPIGATGGAGAMAMPATSTLSLPMSQGKPSLRRIKGRIHRSKSLDSIDLLDSNSAAMEETVIWEQHTVTLHRAPGFGFGIAISGGRDNPHFQSGETSIVISDVLKGGPAEGLLQENDRVVMVNAVSMDNVEHAYAVQQLRKSGKNAKITIRRKRKVQIPVSRPGDRETMSEHEEEDSDEDDGYEHHSGRGGQSAYGGASGGTGTGRRHDRERSSSGRRDHSASRERSVSPRSDRRSQASSAPPRPAKVTLVKSRKNEEYGLRLASHIFVKDISPESLAARDGNIQEGDVVLKINGTVTENLSLIDAKKLIERSKGKLKMVVQRDERATLLNIPDLDDSIPSANNSDRDDISEIHSLTSDHSNRSHGRGSRSRSPDRPEPSDHLRHSPRQISNGSHRSRDEDRISKPGAMSTPVKSSDDGVLSQASDQASSRDDKQLPPLPEPKPVYAQPGQPDVDLPVSPSDAPVPSAAHDDSILRPSMKLVKFKKGESVGLRLAGGNDVGIFVAGVLEDSPAAKEGLEEGDQILRVNNVDFANIIREEAVLFLLDLPRGEEVTILAQKKKDVYRRIVESDVGDSFYIRTHFEYEKESPYGLSFNKGEVFRVVDTLYNGKLGSWLAIRIGKNHQEVERGIIPNKNRAEQLSSVQYTLPKTPGGDRADFWRFRGLRSSKRNLRKSREDLSAQPVQTKFPAYERVVLREAGFLRPVVIFGPIADVAREKLAREEPDIFELAKSEPRDAGTDQKSSGIIRLHTIKQIIDRDKHAVLDITPNAVDRLNYAQWYPIVVFLNPDTKQGVKNMRTRLCPESRKSARKLYDRALKLRKNNHHLFTTTINLNSMNDGWFGALKEIIQQQQNQLVWVSEGKADGAAEDDLDIHDDRLSYLSAPGSEYSMYSTDSRHTSDYEDTDTEGGAYTDQELDETLNDDVGPPTEPAITRSSEPVREDPPVIQEPPGYAGYQHTVQPDPLNRIDPAGFKAPVPQQMFQKDPYNTDNTGRIGHSMKPVTYNPQQGYHPDQQPYRDYDHPPSRYDVSSSGVSSGGGYPEPKYRNYDSNPPYENSVPHYDQQQWNPYNQPLSTANSQGYDHRLPYSDGPDSQYTPPLRYDEPPPPQGFDGRPRYGKPTGPAPVRYDDPLPAPAPDLHYDQDSHLSTYPTAARSPDPAAQRPAYNQGPTVQQKGYKPQQYDPIPVNSETSPTPPPKAEAPSASPVDTPKPAAARDEQQEEDPAMRPQSVLTRVKMFENKRSVSMDRARDTGDSSGSRAADLPLKAGGVIPKANSLSNLDQEKTFRAPEPQKPQSKAADDIVRSNHYNPDEDEDYYRKQLSYFDRLQAGPNKPQPQAQTAHNYARTESVEKPSPVEKKYEPVPQVTPSLPPATLPKPSPEAKPPAREDTVQTNFLPHKSFPEKSPVNGTSEQPPKTVTSTGAPPASSYNRYVPKPYTTSARPFARMFDSPKFNHNLLPNDKPDTAPKGRSSSPVKPQVPPQPQNADHDSGLDTFTRTMDHRSKYQHNNVNAVPKAIPVSPSALDDDEDEDEGHTVVATARGIFNSNGGVLSSIETGVSIIIPQGAIPEGVEQEIYFKVCRDNSILPPLDKEKGETLLSPLVMCGPHGLKFLKPVELRLPHCASMTPDGWSFALKSSDSSSGDPKSWQNKSLPGDPNYLVGANCVSVLIDHF